A window from Solanum stenotomum isolate F172 chromosome 7, ASM1918654v1, whole genome shotgun sequence encodes these proteins:
- the LOC125870168 gene encoding receptor-like protein 9DC3 has translation MWLGTLPKLKVLSLRSNTLHGPIQPPRIETIFPELQILDLSYNAFSGNLPSNLFQHLKAVRTNDPSTEAPRYRGSTYYEDSITVTTKGFVREIVRILYLYTVIDFSSNKFEGQIPSIMGDLIAVHTLNLSHNGLKGHIPPSLGDLSSVESLDLSGNQLTGEIPEQLASLTSLSFLNLSHNHLQGCIPQGSQFHTFESNSYEGNDGLRGFPVSKNCGDAGVLDKNDTVSGQDDEESDSEFQSYFGKLLFWAMEVDYVLDYP, from the coding sequence ATGTGGTTGGGAACTCTTCCAAAGCTAAAAGTTTTAAGCTTGAGATCAAATACATTGCATGGGCCCATTCAACCTCCAAGGATTGAAACTATTTTTCCCGAGCTTCAAATCTTGGATCTCTCTTACAATGCCTTCTCGGGAAACTTACCTTCGAATCTGTTTCAACATCTAAAAGCTGTGAGGACAAATGATCCATCAACGGAAGCACCAAGATATCGTGGAAGTACATATTACGAAGATTCGATTACAGTTACAACCAAGGGATTTGTGCGTGAAATTGTGAGAATCTTGTATCTGTACACTGTTATCGATTTTTCAAGCAATAAATTTGAAGGGCAAATTCCAAGTATCATGGGGGATCTCATTGCAGTTCACACATTAAATTTATCTCATAATGGATTGAAAGGTCATATACCACCATCATTAGGAGATTTATCTTCAGTTGAATCATTGGATCTATCAGGAAACCAGCTTACGGGAGAGATACCAGAACAACTGGCTTCTCTTACGTCTCTTTCATTCTTAAATCTCTCCCACAATCATCTCCAAGGATGCATCCCTCAAGGATCTCAATTTCACACTTTTGAGAGCAATTCATATGAAGGGAATGATGGATTACGTGGATTTCCTGTTTCAAAAAATTGTGGAGATGCTGGGGTGTTAGATAAAAATGATACCGTATCTGGACAAGATGATGAAGAAAGTGATTCTGAATTTCAGAGTTATTTTGGAAAGCTGCTTTTTTGGGCTATGGAAGTGGACTATGTATTGGATTATCCATAA
- the LOC125869616 gene encoding receptor like protein 22-like, which translates to MRSSSLQSCNLRGPIPESISNLIHIDYLHLQDNSLNGTIPSGVFSLPSLRYLLLGKNHFSGHLEDFKSNSLIWIYLGDNQLQGYLPKSIQNLVNLTILYLPFNNFCGRVDVSLFSNLKRLSYLSLSNNKISLTNENKVTLPESLHTLQLAACEVKELEFLRSAKQLEELDLSNNKIQGRIPNWAWSNWMFSLESLSISHNMLTSVDRIPLQIVYTIDLRSNLLQDSLPMPPISTGYFFISQNNLTKEIPSSICNLTSLVMLDLAKNNLMGEIPQCLGNISGLEVLDMQHNRLIGTLPTIFSINGSSLRRVAAS; encoded by the coding sequence ATGCGTTCTTCGTCTCTTCAAAGTTGCAACCTTAGAGGGCCTATTCCTGAATCTATTTCTAATCTCATTCATATAGATTATTTGCACCTTCAAGATAACTCCCTGAATGGAACAATACCATCAGGGGTGTTCTCCCTTCCATCACTAAGATATTTACTCTTGGGTAAGAACCACTTTTCTGGTCATCTTGAGGATTTCAAGTCCAATTCACTAATCTGGATCTATTTAGGTGACAACCAACTGCAAGGATATCTTCCCAAGTCAATTCAAAACCTTGTGAACCTCACAATTCTTTATCTTCCTTTCAATAATTTTTGTGGTCGTGTGGATGTCAGCCTCTTTTCAAACCTGAAAAGGCTTTCGtatctttctctttcaaataaTAAGATCTCATTGACCAATGAGAACAAAGTTACTTTGCCTGAATCTCTTCATACGTTACAATTGGCCGCATGTGAAGTAAAAGAATTGGAGTTTCTAAGATCCGCAAAGCAGCTCGAGGAGTTGGATCTTTCAAATAATAAGATTCAAGGACGAATTCCAAATTGGGCATGGTCTAACTGGATGTTTTCATTGGAAAGTCTTAGTATATCCCACAATATGCTGACGAGTGTTGATAGAATTCCTCTTCAGATTGTATATACTATTGATTTACGGTCCAATTTGCTTCAAGATTCACTACCTATGCCACCAATTTCCACAGGATACTTCTTCATCTCCCAAAATAATCTCACTAAAGAAATTCCTTCATCTATTTGCAATTTGACATCACTGGTAATGCTAGATTTGGCAAAAAACAACTTGATGGGAGAAATTCCGCAATGTTTGGGTAATATTAGTGGTCTCGAGGTTCTTGATATGCAGCACAACAGGCTTATTGGTACTCTTCCAACAATTTTCAGCATTAATGGAAGTTCACTGAGAAGAGTTGCAGCGTCTTGA